Genomic DNA from Limanda limanda chromosome 8, fLimLim1.1, whole genome shotgun sequence:
CTCATGAATGTTGTTATAGGTCAAGGTGATCATATATGAGTAtggaataaaatatatgaaGACTGGAAATGCACTAGTTCATAGAAGCATAGAACTGCAGATGGTAATTTAATCCAATTACAGAATGCAAATCCTGAAGTATTATACGGTTGATGGTGCGCCCCCTAGTGGATCAATAACATAGGTCTGTGAAAAACTTCTTGTTGTCAACGAGTGGCTAAAAAGCAAGTTGTCTTAGTTATCAATTTTCCTccatttagatagatagatagatagatagatagatagatagatagatagatagatagatagatagatagatagatagatagatagatagatagatagatagatagatagatagatagatagatagatagatagatagatagatagatagatagatagattactttattcatccccgaagggaaattaagttgtcatagcagccggtatatttgaatacaataaaatacaatacaatagaataaaataaaaaatattgaggtagaaagaataaaaaacagaagcacaagataaaataaaataggtagataaggtgcagtggcaagatgatggtaatagtgctgatgatatgatggtaatgttattgttagacagtatataaaaatagtacagtatatatagtatagtatagtaattataccaatataaaagcagtatatagtaataatggcagcaacagtatatataataataatagtaagtTTCATCAAGTCCTAACTCTCGTGAAGCAGGATTTACTGCAGGACTGTTGCATGAGACAATGTTTGTTGAATCCAGCTGTTTCTAATAAACTACCATCTGGTTTAaatagaaatactttgttttataTTAGTATATACGTGTTGCagtaactccccccccccccggtgttcCATCCAGGCAGCCTGTGCGACGGCCGCAGCGCTCGCTGTTACCTGCTGCCCGTCCTGGACACGGTGCTggtgaggaggagctgcaggaggagaggcgCTGCTCTTCAGATGCTTCAGGACTTCTGCTCCTCCTTCGCCACGGAGGAGTTCCTGGGACTCAGCGCTCCGCTGTCCCTCAGCATGGCGGCAGGTCAGCGTCAGTTTGCTTCCTGTCCGTCAGCAGGGTCACTCCGAATGTTTAGCACAGATTCTGACAGAGCTTGGTGTCAGGATGGAACATGAGCCAAGACACAACTCGTTCCATCTGAGGCGGATCCAGGAGTTTTTCACCATCACTTTCTTTAGTGTTGTGTAAGAGAGCgtttttgacatgttttatgGGACCGATATTTACGAGTGTGTGAACTTTGGTGCTGATCcaataaaaacctggatcttgtgaatttaaatgtgctttGGAAAGGGGGGATGTAGGGCGGAGCTACAGCCTGAGTCGCACTGAGGACCCCTGTAGTTTATTGATGCAGTTTATGGTCAagagaatacatttaaattcatcaacagtttttgtttttgcacaatgGTTGGGTTGTGCCTCTTCTCGTCTCCAGAAGACTCAAGCGTGGTTGTTCTCTCCATTCAATATAAAGTAAAAAGACTTGACTCATCACATCATCTCTGCAACTCTTCAGAGAATTAGATCTTCAAAACATtccctcttcatcacttctggttgggaggaggaaatgaacgTTTCACTGATTAAAGGtcaagattagattagattatattagattcaactttattgtcattgcacagtacaagtacatatacaacgaaataaccagaagtgcaaaaaaaggcagtaaaagtgcagagtattgtgcatattaaagtggatatgtaaataaataagatctgtacagtagaaatatatatgtaatattgcagtattaacaggaattgtaagatataaggacgatgaatacactacgagcaggataaaaaaatataaatatatataaatatgaatacactataggtggggttatacagtagtaaaaaaaagtaacagtagtgcaaatgttccaatgatcagtggttggaggagggtgtgtggcaataagaagtatatgagtattgtgcatagggttgcaaaggggcggaaagtttccggtaaatttccggaaactttccggaaactttccatgggaagtttaggtcgggaattttgggaattttgaaaaaaataaaatacgcaaattaaacactgagcaataagaACATCATTccaaactctattttaaagatgtatgtaacgttgagtttcaaccctccactgtgcattcttccatcacatgcacagataactcccagcatgcttcactctacagcagggctattgaggcctgctgtagagtgaaggactagtcaggtaagtttccatgatattactgggaaaatatattagcatgctgattgaggattgttcatctgttcatctagactatttccattcatttatccatcaattgtaaaatatgtttacagatgattccaattgtttggctaactatttatatctctggcattatattagcgtttttttacaaacttttttctcatcttattctacagaacaatgccacgtgcactctctcatgtgtggagacatttcacctcatccaatgtagaaggaaaggctgtgtacatttgcaaatactgtgcaaagacctatgttaagaatgacacaacgatgcagaagcatatagtcaagtgcccaaagtttcctcagggctcaaatcagcctatgacaaagcaaaatgtttatatttatgtctgtatatgacaaggtaaatacagttagtataaattacccacaacatttccagtttattcccattaattcccgtttattcccgttaattcccattaattcccatggaaagtttccaactttgaatattcccggaattttgcaaccctaattgtgcatattaaagtgaaaatgtaataaatagatctgtacagtaagaaatatatatggagtattacagtattaacaggaattgtaagatatagggacgatgaatacactatgagcaggataaaaatataaatatgaatacactataggcgggataatacagtagtaataAACAAAGTAACACTCAGTGCAAATGTACGAATGAACGTCTCTAGAAGACTCAGAGAAAAcgtgtcctcctgctcctcccagTCCCCACAGACATCCCAGGTGGTGCTGAGCAGCGTTGTGTGAATCCCGTGCAGATGTGTGTTGCTcctctaactgtgtgtgtgtgtctctcgttgtgttcagtgtgtaggaaGTTCCTGCTTCAGCACGAGGAACACCGGGAGCGTCTGTACGAGGTGGAGGCGCCGGGCGGCTGGGCTCAACGCCGAAACATCTGGCTCAACATCCAGCTCGGACGCTACGCCCTCAGTGCAGATGATGTTTAAATCTGTTGTGTTTAGATGTGTTTAAGGATTTCATCCTCATGCTACAAGACTCAAAACACTTCCTGGATTCCAGTGTGTTCTGTGCTtatctacatttaattcaaaacacatatttaatGTTGAGAGGAGCTGCCAGAGGATTCTGTATTCTCAATATCATGAATCTGAACACTGGCATCCTGGcacaataaatatatgaattctatatttatacatttatatttatattaattagTGGGCTTCAGAGGTGCTGGCAGAGTGTTTACCTCTGTTTCCATTCTTCATGCTATGGACAGGTGTGAACGTTAATTAACACTTGGAAAGAAGGCAGCTGTACATTTGACctgaaatatattataataaaacaaagtgtttaATCAATATATGTGAAGATGCACATTTTTGCTTTGTGATGTGAAAGACAGTTTCTGCCTGGATGATAAGATGGAATATGAAAATACCTCGGTCCATAAATAAAGACATTACAATACATATCATgcagcttttatccaaagcaacttgtGGAGGAGAAAGGACTGAATTAAATGTGATTCTTTTTTAGGAAACATTCGATAACTAATAATTTACCTGTAATAATGttataaaattaaacaaaaataaatagatatacacacacacatatataaatcaATATTAAACAAACGCCTGAAGGTTAAATGAAGATCCCACATTTCAAACAAGTCTCAGaatgagtgaaataaaaacatttaggtTATCTAAGAtaatttttaaacatgtttcaaATGTAATTTCAGAATTACATGTACAGATATGAATAAAACAGGGATTTAAAAAGCAGATAATTAAAGAcctaaacacattaaaacaagaGACTGTACAATTTACACACAAACGGGTTGAAAGCATTAAATCAAATAACAGATAAAGTTATGTGTTGTTAACACTGTACACGGCTTTATGTTTCTcatgacaggaagtgatgatcCATccagaaatgtaaataaataacaataataacgtTTATATTGGCTTCTAGTGATGATTATTATGCAATAGTACTATTATTTAACACTCGTgttaaacaacaacatgaattTATAATGACATCAATTAATTAACATTGATTGAAATTGTTTAAATTGTCCTCTATTTAGTTATTTCAGTGTAGTTTCAGAACTAAGACCCGCACAGGTTCACTCACACGGCGGGACGAGCCGCTTCCACAAACGAGCGCTCCTCTCTGCAGAAACCGGAAGTCAGGGAACAGGAAGTCAGGAAACAGGAACAATCTCGGGAAGAAGTGACAGAAAAGTTCTTCAAACATGAGCCGAATTTACCACGACACGTCTCTGCAGAACAAACCGGTTCACAACGAGACCTTCACCGGGGTCTGGAACCCGACCGGGAGTGAGAGGtgagaacctggagaacctggagaacctggagaaccagAGAACGTGACCTGGTGTGGTtcctctgtggttcctctgagcTTCCACTGTGGTtcctctgtggttcctctgtgtttcctctgtggttcctctgGGGTTGGTTCCTCTGGGGTTGGTTCCTCTGTGGTTCCACTGgggttcctctgtgtttcctcaatGGTTCCACTGTGTTTCCTTTGGGGTTCCTCTGTGGTTGGTTCCTCTGGGGTTCCACTGtggttcctctgtggttcttctgtggttcctctgtggttcttctatggttcctctgtggttcttTTGTGGTTCCTCTGTGGTTCCACTGTGGTTCCTCTAAGGTTCCACTGTGGTTCTTCTGGGGTTCCACtgtggtttctctgtgtttcctttaTGGTTCCTTTATGGTTTCTCTatggttcctctgtggtttctctATGGTTCCTATATGGTTCCTCTATGGTTCCTCTATGGTtcctctgtggttcctctggggttcctctgtgtttccttaaTGGTTCCTTTATGGTTTCTCTATGGTTCCTCTAtggttcctctgtgtttcctctgtggttcCTTTATGGTTCCTCTATGGTTCCTCTATGGTTCCTCTCTGGTTCCActgttgttcctctgtgtttcatctgtggttcctctgtgggtcctctctgtgtttcctctgtgggtCCTCTATGGTtcctctgtggttcctctgtgtttcctctgtggttcCACACACAGTTACACTTTAATTTACACAACATAACACAAGTAAATACTGTGTTGATGTtcctacttcctgtttgtttaatgGTTGTTTGTTGGATCTAGCGGCCTCTAGTGGTGAGGGTGAAGATTGCATGAAATTGAATGTTTCATTTCTACTGTAGAGGATAAAAAGAAGGTTTTAGTTTCTCTGATGCTGGACAGTTTGGTTTGTGAATTTTCATGATACAGTTTTCCATGAAGAAGAACTTGTCGCACATACAAAAGCTTCGTGCAAAGTAAAAACTGACAAAGAATAATTTGAGACGTCTTATTGTTTTTCCCGTACACAGCGGCGGGGGGGTTCTTCTGGAGGGAAAGCTGCTGGATGTTTCCAGACATGCGATCAGCGACGTCAAAAATCAAAAGGTAAAGTTTCAAATTCCAACgtgtcttttttaaattaaattaaatacaaagcAATACTTAATAAGTCATTTGTTCAAAGTCGTCTTGCCGTGccctcttcttctgtggtgctACATCGACACCTTACTGGGAAACTAGCGCCACCTACTGCTCACCTCTACAAACCAACCCCCTAATGTATTCTCTGAAGGTTTATGAAAATGCGTTTAAAGTTTACGACCCATTTGGACAGAAATCAGACGAGTGTTTGCATctaagacaaaagaaaacaacattactTCCTGTTGTTTTCCGACAGGTGCGTTTCTACGTGCTGTACGTGAAACCCAGCCGCATCCACCGCAGGAAGTTCGATTCCAGAGGGAACGAAATGGAACCGAACTTCAGCGACACCAAGAAGGTCAACACGGgcttcctcctgtcctcctacAGTGAGTCCTCGTCTCCACCACAGGAAACACTCGagtaaatgttttctttgcgTCCCAGACATAATTCGGTCGggcctctgtctgtgttttgatgttttttaacatttacgCTGAGTCACCTGTTGCCTGTTTCCAGTCATGAGTCAGCAGTTAGTGAAATCATTATATTCAGGGTCTGTTGTTATGTCTCCAGGCCGGTGACACCCGGTGCTCAGAGGCTGTCTGTCTCCTGATCGTCCTTCTGTCTCAAGAAAACTCCTCCAGGGGTTTTCTTCAGATGTGGTgggaatagggttgcaaaggggtggaaagtttctggcggaaactttccatgggaagttaagctcaggaattttgggaatttaaaaaaaaaaaaactacgcaaattaaacgatgagcaataaaaacatgattcaaaactctattttaaagatgtatggaacattgagtttcaaccctccactgtgcattcttccatcacatgcacagataattcccagcatgcttcactctacagcagggctactgaggcctgctgtagagtgaaggactagtcaggtaagtttccatgatattactgggaaaatatattatcatgctgattgaggattgttcatctgttcatctagactatttccattcatttatccatcaattgtaaaatatgtttacagacgattccaattgtttggctaactatttatatctctggcattgcattagtgtttttttacaaacttttttctcatcttattctacagaacaatgccacgtgcactctctcatgtgtggagacatttcaccccatccaatgtagaaggaaaggctgtgtacatttgcaaatactgtgcaaagacctatgttaagaatgacacaacgatgcagaagcatatagtcaagtgcccaaagtttcctcagggctcaaatcagcctatgacacaacaaaatgtttatatttatgtttgtttatgacaaggtaaatacagttagtataaattacccacaacatttcccatttattccctttaattcccgttaattcctgttaattcccatggaaagtttccagctttgaatattcccggaattttgcaaccctaagtggGAAAGTTCAGCTTGACTTCGGGGGTCAAACGTTAAAGGTCAATTATCAGGACGCAACGTAgtgaatttcattacatctggcacaaacTGAGAGACTCACAGATTCACTGATTATATTTGTTTGTCCTCTGGGACGTGATATGACGAGTCCAACTTTAAAGAAGTTCCTCTAATCCtgatcagttgtcacttggactcaaagttTAATTAGACcttagaggtcaaaggtcacagtgacctcatgagtcCTCGTGGTGTttccagtttgttttttaaatctctgaTGTAGATCTGGACGTGAATTTATATGATGGACATTTTTCTGCAATAATTCTACGTCTGTATCCAATTTTTTCTGATTTGTGGCTGATAATGATTCAGAtgctcctcttgtgtcctcacAGAAGTGGAAGCGAAAGGCGAGACGGACGTTCTGTCCCACGAGCAGCTGTCCACGATGGTGGACAAAGACGAGCTGATCAAAATAACCGACAAGCACCGGCCCGGCGGCACCTGGGCCTTCTGGCTCCCGGAGACCGAGATGGACAAGACCGAGCTGGAGACAGGACAGGACGTCCGACTGAAGACCAGAGGAGACAGTCCTTTCATATGTGAGTGAGCGGGACAGAGGACACGTCCACGACAGCCTCACGTCACTTTAACCATAAACAGAGAAGAGTCCTccgctgtttcctgtttctaaTAAAGAGGATTTTGTTTTCTGCCTCAAAGTCTCTTTAGCCAAAGTGGACGGAGGCTCGGTGACCAAGTGTAACTTTGCCGGGGATGAAAACGCTGGAGCTTCGTGGACGGACAAGATCATGGCGAACAAATCAGAGACAGGCAACACAAAGACGTctggagacggagagggagcGGGGGAGGATGAGTGGGTGAGTCCATaaccataaatatatatgacacttgtgtgtgtgtagatgatCTATACAAGTAATTAAAGAGCAAGTAAATCTGGAGTTTCCCTCCTTATCTCTCGTGTTTGACAAATGTCTTAAATTTAATTCATtatggtcttaaaaagtcttaaatcaCATGTCAGCCGTCCAGATGTGTGATCATTAGCCGAAGCTCGTCCTCAGTCACTTGTGATTCAGATTCTAAATGTCAGTGAAGCCTCAGATAAACCGAGAGAGGCTGaatcgtctgtgtgtgtttctcctgcaggacgAGTGAGTGAAGCTCGTCGTCCTCTGAACCCGAGGCCGAGCTCCGGCCTCCAGGTTCAGCTGCTTCCACCCGGTCCTGGTTATCTGTCTCCGGCCTGGACTCCCACATTCCACTGGGCCGTCGGAGCGGTTGCACAACCTGACTCGACTCCTCCAGCGGCTCGGAGAGGATCCAGCTGTTTGTGCTGATGCAGAAACCgaaccttgtttttttttactttggatCAAATCCCCACTTTTATAAGACTGTAAATACTCCTGTCGTCACCGACACTAAAACAACCCCCCCCGTGCCCtgctattaaatattatattgaaAATAACTTTTGCAGCATTCTTTGTCCTTCAGGTTAGTTCAACATTTTAGATGTTTTGTGTCTATGTCTGCGTTCATTTGTCCACAACTTTATATTAAAACTTGTGGACAAATTGTCACAAAACTCagtgaaagtattttttttttgtggtatAGAAAAGAACTCGTTAAATTTGGGAAGTCTGTTTTTAACCATCATTAACATTTTGAAATCGAGCGTTTCACAACATTTgtcttgatttctcagagaattattCATGGACCTCAATGAAAGACgttatttatgagtgtgtgcggAGCGGGGGGGCGTGAGCTCCCCTGGCGACGCCTCTATTCATGAGAACAGCTGCAAAGTTTGGCTTcaaattttaaagtttttttttctttaacaattGAAAGAAGTGATCATCAAAGACATttactcatcatcatcagtcgtctggttttcacatttcaaaacTCATGTTAAACacaaaatttatatttttattattgaaaaatacaagaataatTTGTCTTCttgattataaaatatatattacaaatATAGACACCAACAAACAGGGTTTCTGTCTTTTGGCTCCTACTCTGGAAATAAGCAGCATCAAATTTTTTACTGTTGCATTAAAATGATCAAACTCATATTTACAATGAAATGAATCAAACAAATGAGTTTCCATGAAATTTCTACGGTGAAATATTTCTGATAACGGACAAAAGCAACAAGAGAATAGTGAAACCAAGCAACTCGAATCACAGATGTCTGTTTCCATTAAAAATATACTATATAAATAATGCATACACGTATTCTGTACATAAACTAAAGTGTCTTCTACTTatcattatttgttttctgaTCTATACGTACAAAGGCCACATTTGCAAAACAAAATCTGAGATGTTTAGAAATTGGTGTCGGAATATTACAACGTTGTAATTGAAGAGAAAGTCGGACAATTAGTCGGataataatttaagaaaataagcAGCGAATAAAATGTAGAAACAATCCGAATTCAACATTTTAACAGGAGCTGATCTTCAGATACTTCCCCTAAAAATACATGTAGCCTGGAGTAATGATACTTTTAATATTACGCTTTTTCCCCCCCTTGTTAtatcacaactttattcttgtaaattTAGGCTATAATTTTCCCCCTCGGAGTGGCCCGTGATACTTTGTCGTTCGGATCAGTTCTTCAGACCAGAATCCGGATCTGGATCAGTTCTTGTTTCCTGATGATCATCAGAACTCAGTTTTCAGCTTCGGTCGAAAACGTTTTCCTTCAGTCGCTCTACGAAGCCGTTTCCATCTCGAACCACTGGAGGATCTTCTCCTGGTGCTCCTTCACCCACTGGATGTTCACGCTGATCTGCTCCAccgcctgctcctccttcaggtACGTCAGATCGTTGTCGGTCACAAACCGCAccagctgcacaaacacagatggagGATGACGGTAGCGTTAGTCGCAGCTGAAGCACGATGTGGAAAAGTCATTTTATCATAATTAACAGAAAATATTCCTGATAATATAATACTCTCATACAGATGTGAGCTGTCAGTATCTCACTGGAAAATAAACCCTGCGTTCTGTGAAGCTCGAGACCAAAACCACAATCAGTCATATCTCAAAgtatttcctgttgtgttgccAAAGCCTGATTTCTCTGATTAGTTCTTATTCGTCTGTGTCACTGAGTTTAACTCTCGTCCAAAAAACTCATCAGACGTGAATCGATCCTTCAGACGCTCGTCCACCATCGCTGAAGCTGGAAATACGAAACCCACACAAACGTAGCTTCAACCGTAGActctttataaagatggacgacgtgacagcTCCCAAAATGAGCCCAAAACAccctgatcgccccctggtggctggctggttgtaaaccctgcctcctccatgttagcagatggagcA
This window encodes:
- the arpin gene encoding arpin codes for the protein MSRIYHDTSLQNKPVHNETFTGVWNPTGSESGGGVLLEGKLLDVSRHAISDVKNQKVRFYVLYVKPSRIHRRKFDSRGNEMEPNFSDTKKVNTGFLLSSYKVEAKGETDVLSHEQLSTMVDKDELIKITDKHRPGGTWAFWLPETEMDKTELETGQDVRLKTRGDSPFIFSLAKVDGGSVTKCNFAGDENAGASWTDKIMANKSETGNTKTSGDGEGAGEDEWDE